One window from the genome of Solea solea chromosome 2, fSolSol10.1, whole genome shotgun sequence encodes:
- the LOC131474451 gene encoding ankyrin repeat and SOCS box protein 9-like isoform X1 produces MSAGPRETQRDTTCQTGAAVFLSNPLMSDVESDWSPIHDAAFNGQVLALQRLITQGNCVNLNTLDQVSPLHGACVQGHLACAKLLMENGANLNSSTVDGQTPLTEACARGHVACVSLLLQHGATPAGTSYTSSPIHRAAAKGHPECIGPLVQHGADVDQQIDQSGSPLHVACSNQHLSAVRKLLQLGANVNNSVSGDLPLHIAARLSNPELVSLLLDHGADRSLRNLEGKRAQDLAPPKSLAERLLRQSGEVSPLTQLCRLNIRKTVGKQRLEGIQHLHLPTELKHHLLYQSNLCPHNHCNSGQHPQGADLHNFTVR; encoded by the exons aTGTCTGCTGGTCCCAGAGAGACTCAGCGAgacacaacatgtcaaactggAGCTGCGGTTTTTTTGTCAAACCCTTTGATGAGCG ATGTGGAATCAGACTGGTCTCCAATTCATGATGCCGCCTTTAATGGACAAGTCCTGGCTCTGCAAAGACTCATCACTCAG GGTAACTGTGTAAACCTGAACACACTGGACCAGGTCTCTCCCCTCCATGGAGCCTGTGTACAGGGACACCTGGCTTGTGCCAAACTTCTGATGGAAAACGGGGCAAAT TTAAACAGCTCAACTGTGGACGGACAAACTCCTCTGACGGAAGCCTGCGCCCGAGGCCACGTGGCCTGCGTATCATTACTCCTTCAGCACGGAGCCACTCCTGCGGGGACGAGTTATACCAGCTCTCCAATccacagagctgcagctaaaG GTCACCCAGAGTGCATCGGGCCTCTCGTCCAGCACGGCGCGGACGTGGATCAGCAGATTGATCAGTCGGGCTCCCCTCTCCATGTTGCATGCTCTAATCAGCACCTGAGCGCGGTGAGGAAACTGCTCCAGCTCG gTGCTAATGTGAACAACAGCGTGTCTGGTGATTTGCCCCTGCACATCGCCGCACGTCTGTCCAACCCCGAGCTGGTGTCTCTCCTGCTCGACCACGGGGCAGATCGCTCCCTTAGGAACCTGGAGGGGAAACGGGCACAGGACCTCGCACCTCCCAAAAGCCTGGCAGAGAGACTGCTGAGACAATCAGGAG AAGTGTCACCTCTAACGCAGCTGTGCAGACTGAACATCAGGAAAACGGTGGGCAAACAAAGGCTGGAGGGGATTCAACACCTTCACCTCCCCACAGAACTGAAACACCATCTTCTCTACCAGTCAAACCTCTGTCCTCACAATCACTGCAATTCTGGTCAACATCCACAGGGGGCAGACTTGCACAACTTTACTGTGAGATGA
- the LOC131474451 gene encoding ankyrin repeat and SOCS box protein 9-like isoform X2, translating into MSAGPRETQRDTTCQTGAAVFLSNPLMSDVESDWSPIHDAAFNGQVLALQRLITQGNCVNLNTLDQVSPLHGACVQGHLACAKLLMENGANLNSSTVDGQTPLTEACARGHVACVSLLLQHGATPAGTSYTSSPIHRAAAKGHPECIGPLVQHGADVDQQIDQSGSPLHVACSNQHLSAVRKLLQLGANVNNSVSGDLPLHIAARLSNPELVSLLLDHGADRSLRNLEGKRAQDLAPPKSLAERLLRQSGVSPLTQLCRLNIRKTVGKQRLEGIQHLHLPTELKHHLLYQSNLCPHNHCNSGQHPQGADLHNFTVR; encoded by the exons aTGTCTGCTGGTCCCAGAGAGACTCAGCGAgacacaacatgtcaaactggAGCTGCGGTTTTTTTGTCAAACCCTTTGATGAGCG ATGTGGAATCAGACTGGTCTCCAATTCATGATGCCGCCTTTAATGGACAAGTCCTGGCTCTGCAAAGACTCATCACTCAG GGTAACTGTGTAAACCTGAACACACTGGACCAGGTCTCTCCCCTCCATGGAGCCTGTGTACAGGGACACCTGGCTTGTGCCAAACTTCTGATGGAAAACGGGGCAAAT TTAAACAGCTCAACTGTGGACGGACAAACTCCTCTGACGGAAGCCTGCGCCCGAGGCCACGTGGCCTGCGTATCATTACTCCTTCAGCACGGAGCCACTCCTGCGGGGACGAGTTATACCAGCTCTCCAATccacagagctgcagctaaaG GTCACCCAGAGTGCATCGGGCCTCTCGTCCAGCACGGCGCGGACGTGGATCAGCAGATTGATCAGTCGGGCTCCCCTCTCCATGTTGCATGCTCTAATCAGCACCTGAGCGCGGTGAGGAAACTGCTCCAGCTCG gTGCTAATGTGAACAACAGCGTGTCTGGTGATTTGCCCCTGCACATCGCCGCACGTCTGTCCAACCCCGAGCTGGTGTCTCTCCTGCTCGACCACGGGGCAGATCGCTCCCTTAGGAACCTGGAGGGGAAACGGGCACAGGACCTCGCACCTCCCAAAAGCCTGGCAGAGAGACTGCTGAGACAATCAGGAG TGTCACCTCTAACGCAGCTGTGCAGACTGAACATCAGGAAAACGGTGGGCAAACAAAGGCTGGAGGGGATTCAACACCTTCACCTCCCCACAGAACTGAAACACCATCTTCTCTACCAGTCAAACCTCTGTCCTCACAATCACTGCAATTCTGGTCAACATCCACAGGGGGCAGACTTGCACAACTTTACTGTGAGATGA
- the gpr143 gene encoding G-protein coupled receptor 143, whose product MASPRLETFCCPNRDAATEFVLTFQPVLFGALSLTSAALSLLFAILQILPKSNGYRRVGQHPLPRPASSSRILFIISVCDILGCAGIAMRSSVWLGVPNIVENISVVNNTDVWPQVFCVGSSMWIQLFYSASFWWTFCYAVDVFLVVKTSAGISTIILYHMITWGLAVLLCVEGVAMLYYPSISNCEQGLQHAIPHYVTTYAPMLLVLIANPIFFNCTISAVTSLLKGRQGIYTENERRLASDIKLRFFKMMLVFFICWAPNIINEILLFYLEMQTDINDSSLRNIRNAVLILWFIMGILNPMQAFLNTLAFHGWTGLSVDFNLQRRRELAWDSLSTSVPNTATGNPVVGNNLLYQSHIQENKKAKVNGKHHSDAISVLSEGSDSSTVEIHISSELRDYEDIDADGESLENSVRD is encoded by the exons atggcGTCCCCCCGGCTGGAGACTTTCTGCTGTCCGAACCGGGACGCAGCGACAGAGTTCGTGTTGACCTTCCAGCCCGTCCTGTTCGGGGCTTTGAGTCTGACCAGCGCGGCTCTCAGCCTCTTGTTTGCCATTTTACAGATTTTGCCCAAAAGCAACGGCTACAGGAGAGTGGGACAGCATCCTCTGCCACGACCCGCGTCCTCCTCACGGATATTGttcatcatcagtgtttgtgacaTTCTGGGATGCGCAG GTATCGCCATGAGGTCGTCGGTGTGGCTGGGCGTACCCAACATCGTGGAGAACATCTCAGTGGTCAACAACACCGACGTGTGGCCACAAGTCTTCTGCGTTGGCAGCTCA ATGTGGATCCAGTTGTTCTACAGCGCTTCTTTTTGGTGGACCTTCTGCTATGCCGTTGACGTCTTCCTCGTGGTTAAAACGTCGGCAGGAATCAG CACCATTATTCTCTACCACATGATTACATGGGGTCtggctgtgctgctgtgtgttgaAGGCGTCGCCATGCTTTACTATCCATCCATTTCCAA CTGCGAGCAAGGCCTGCAGCACGCCATACCTCACTACGTCACCACATATGCACCCATGCTGCTCGTCCTCATAGCCAACCCCATCTTCTTTAACTGCACCATATCTGCAG TGACCTCTTTGCTGAAAGGGCGACAAGGAATCTACACAGAAAACGAGAGGCGGCTGGCCAGTGACATAAAACTGCGCTTCTTTAAGATGATGCTGGTGTTCTTTATTTG CTGGGCTCCCAACATCATCAACGAGATCCTCCTCTTTTACCTGGAGATGCAGACAGACATCAACGACAGCAGTCTGAGGAATATCAGAAACGCAGTCCTCATCTTATGGTTTATCATG GGCATCCTGAACCCCATGCAGGCTTTCCTCAACACCCTGGCCTTCCACGGCTGGACGGGCCTCAGTGTTGACTTTAACCTGCAGCGGAGGAGGGAGCTGGCCTGGGACTCACTGTCTACGTCAGTGCCCAACACGGCCACCGGTAACCCCGTCGTGGGGAACAACCTGCTCTACCAGAGTCACATCCAGGAAAACAAGAAGGCCAAAGTCAATGGAAAGCACCACTCTGACGCcatcagtgtcctctctgaag GTTCAGACTCTAGTACAGTTGAAATCCACATTTCCAGTGAGCTACGAGACTATGAGGATATAGACGCTGACGGAGAATCCTTGGAGAACTCTGTGAGGGACTAG
- the tbl1x gene encoding F-box-like/WD repeat-containing protein TBL1X isoform X2, translated as MSITSDEVNFLVYRYLQESGFSHSAFTFGIESHISQSNINGTLVPPAALISILQKGLQYVEAEDGTVFDGRPIESLSLIDAVMPDVVQTRQQAFRDKLAQQQAAGTMVASTSGNQSNVPKNGEATFNGEENGTHIMNNHSEPMEMDVDVAIPASKATVLRGHESEVFICAWNPVSDLLASGSGDSTARIWNLNENNSSNSTQLVLRHCIREGGQDVPSNKDVTSLDWNSDGTLLATGSYDGFARIWTKDGNLASTLGQHKGPIFALKWNKKGNSILSAGVDKTTIIWDANTGEAKQQFPFHSAPALDVDWQNNTTFASCSTDMCIHVCRLGSDRPLKTFQGHTNEVNAIKWDPSGMLLASCSDDMTLKIWSMKQDSCVHDLQAHSKEIYTIKWSPTGPGTNNPNSNIMLASASFDSTVRLWDVERGVCIHTLTKHQEPVYSVAFSPDGQHLASGSFDKCVHIWNTASGALVHSYRGTGGIFEVCWNSTGDKVGASASDGSVCVLDLRK; from the exons ATGAGTATTACCAGTGACGAAGTGAACTTCTTGGTCTACAGATATCTCCAAGAATCAG gtttCTCCCACTCTGCATTCACCTTTGGCATCGAGAGCCACATTAGCCAGTCAAACATTAATGGAACACTAGTGCCCCCTGCAGCCCTCATATCCATCCTGCAGAAAGGGCTCCAGTATGTGGAGGCAGAG GATGGTACAGTGTTCGATGGTCGACCGATCGAGTCGCTCTCCCTCATTGACGCAGTGATGCCTGATGTCGTGCAGACACGGCAGCAGGCCTTCCGCGACAAGTTAGCCCAGCAGCAGGCGGCTGGTACCATGGTAGCTTCAACCTCCGGAAACCAGTCTAATGTACCAAAGAACGGAGAAGCCACTTTCAATGGGGAGGAGAATGGCACACACATCATGA ATAACCACAGCGAGCCCATGGAGATGGATGTCGATGTTGCGATACCAGCAAGTAAAGCAACAGTGCTCCGAGGTCATGAGTCTGAAGTGTTCATCTGTGCCTGGAACCCTGTCAGCGATCTGCTGGCCTCCgg CTCGGGAGACTCCACCGCCAGGATCTGGAACCTGAACGAGAATAATAGCTCCAACTCCACCCAGCTGGTGCTGCGCCACTGTATACGAGAAGGTGGCCAGGATGTCCCCAGCAACAAAGACGTCACCTCACTAGACTGGAAT AGTGACGGGACTCTCCTGGCCACTGGGTCGTACGATGGATTTGCCAGGATATGGACAAAGGACG GAAATCTGGCAAGCACCTTGGGGCAGCACAAAGGGCCCATATTTGCACTCAAGTGGAACAAGAAGGGGAACTCTATTCTCAGTGCTGGCGTAGATAAG ACGACAATCATTTGGGATGCAAACACAGGAGAAGCCAAGCAGCAGTTCCCTTTCCACTCAG CCCCAGCTCTGGATGTGGACTGGCAGAACAACACCACCTTTGCCTCGTGTAGCACAGACATGTGCATCCACGTATGTCGACTCGGCAGCGACCGACCTCTCAAGACCTTCCAGGGCCACACG AATGAAGTTAATGCCATTAAGTGGGATCCATCAGGGATGCTGCTTGCCTCCTGCTCGGATGACATGACATTAAAG ATCTGGAGTATGAAGCAGGATTCCTGTGTGCATGACCTCCAGGCTCACAGTAAAGAGATCTACACCATCAAGTGGAGTCCTACAGGCCCCGGCACAAACAACCCCAACTCCAACATCATGCTCGCTAG cGCTTCTTTCGACTCAACAGTGCGACTGTGGGATGTTGAGCGAGGGGTTTGTATTCACACACTGACCAAGCACCAGGAACCTGTGTACAGCGTGGCCTTTAGTCCTGATGGCCAACACCTGGCCAGTGGCTCCTTTGATAAGTGTGTCCACATTTGGAACACCGCG AGTGGAGCCCTGGTGCACAGCTACAGAGGCACCGGTGGTATTTTTGAGGTGTGCTGGAACAGCACTGGGGACAAAGTTGGTGCCAGTGCGTCAGACGGCTCA GTATGCGTTCTTGATCTCCGAAAATAG
- the tbl1x gene encoding F-box-like/WD repeat-containing protein TBL1X isoform X1, producing MSITSDEVNFLVYRYLQESGFSHSAFTFGIESHISQSNINGTLVPPAALISILQKGLQYVEAEVSINEDGTVFDGRPIESLSLIDAVMPDVVQTRQQAFRDKLAQQQAAGTMVASTSGNQSNVPKNGEATFNGEENGTHIMNNHSEPMEMDVDVAIPASKATVLRGHESEVFICAWNPVSDLLASGSGDSTARIWNLNENNSSNSTQLVLRHCIREGGQDVPSNKDVTSLDWNSDGTLLATGSYDGFARIWTKDGNLASTLGQHKGPIFALKWNKKGNSILSAGVDKTTIIWDANTGEAKQQFPFHSAPALDVDWQNNTTFASCSTDMCIHVCRLGSDRPLKTFQGHTNEVNAIKWDPSGMLLASCSDDMTLKIWSMKQDSCVHDLQAHSKEIYTIKWSPTGPGTNNPNSNIMLASASFDSTVRLWDVERGVCIHTLTKHQEPVYSVAFSPDGQHLASGSFDKCVHIWNTASGALVHSYRGTGGIFEVCWNSTGDKVGASASDGSVCVLDLRK from the exons ATGAGTATTACCAGTGACGAAGTGAACTTCTTGGTCTACAGATATCTCCAAGAATCAG gtttCTCCCACTCTGCATTCACCTTTGGCATCGAGAGCCACATTAGCCAGTCAAACATTAATGGAACACTAGTGCCCCCTGCAGCCCTCATATCCATCCTGCAGAAAGGGCTCCAGTATGTGGAGGCAGAGGTCAGCATCAACGAG GATGGTACAGTGTTCGATGGTCGACCGATCGAGTCGCTCTCCCTCATTGACGCAGTGATGCCTGATGTCGTGCAGACACGGCAGCAGGCCTTCCGCGACAAGTTAGCCCAGCAGCAGGCGGCTGGTACCATGGTAGCTTCAACCTCCGGAAACCAGTCTAATGTACCAAAGAACGGAGAAGCCACTTTCAATGGGGAGGAGAATGGCACACACATCATGA ATAACCACAGCGAGCCCATGGAGATGGATGTCGATGTTGCGATACCAGCAAGTAAAGCAACAGTGCTCCGAGGTCATGAGTCTGAAGTGTTCATCTGTGCCTGGAACCCTGTCAGCGATCTGCTGGCCTCCgg CTCGGGAGACTCCACCGCCAGGATCTGGAACCTGAACGAGAATAATAGCTCCAACTCCACCCAGCTGGTGCTGCGCCACTGTATACGAGAAGGTGGCCAGGATGTCCCCAGCAACAAAGACGTCACCTCACTAGACTGGAAT AGTGACGGGACTCTCCTGGCCACTGGGTCGTACGATGGATTTGCCAGGATATGGACAAAGGACG GAAATCTGGCAAGCACCTTGGGGCAGCACAAAGGGCCCATATTTGCACTCAAGTGGAACAAGAAGGGGAACTCTATTCTCAGTGCTGGCGTAGATAAG ACGACAATCATTTGGGATGCAAACACAGGAGAAGCCAAGCAGCAGTTCCCTTTCCACTCAG CCCCAGCTCTGGATGTGGACTGGCAGAACAACACCACCTTTGCCTCGTGTAGCACAGACATGTGCATCCACGTATGTCGACTCGGCAGCGACCGACCTCTCAAGACCTTCCAGGGCCACACG AATGAAGTTAATGCCATTAAGTGGGATCCATCAGGGATGCTGCTTGCCTCCTGCTCGGATGACATGACATTAAAG ATCTGGAGTATGAAGCAGGATTCCTGTGTGCATGACCTCCAGGCTCACAGTAAAGAGATCTACACCATCAAGTGGAGTCCTACAGGCCCCGGCACAAACAACCCCAACTCCAACATCATGCTCGCTAG cGCTTCTTTCGACTCAACAGTGCGACTGTGGGATGTTGAGCGAGGGGTTTGTATTCACACACTGACCAAGCACCAGGAACCTGTGTACAGCGTGGCCTTTAGTCCTGATGGCCAACACCTGGCCAGTGGCTCCTTTGATAAGTGTGTCCACATTTGGAACACCGCG AGTGGAGCCCTGGTGCACAGCTACAGAGGCACCGGTGGTATTTTTGAGGTGTGCTGGAACAGCACTGGGGACAAAGTTGGTGCCAGTGCGTCAGACGGCTCA GTATGCGTTCTTGATCTCCGAAAATAG